AGATGCCTACCAAGAGTCCCTCTTCCTTGGCCAGCCGGCGGGCCAAGGTGAGCGCGTCCTCGTTTTCCACGGTGATGATCTCGTCGACCAGGCCCAGGTCCAGCACGGGCGGGATGAACCCGGCTCCGATGCCCTGGATGGGGTGCGGTCCTTTCTGGCCGCCGGACAGCACCGGCGACGCGGCCGGCTCGACGGCGATGAACTGCGTCGTCGGCTTGCGTTCCTTGATCACCTGGGCGACACCGGTGATGGTGCCGCCGGTGCCGACACCGGCGACGAAGAAGTCGATCTTGCCGTCGGTGTCGCGCCACACCTCCTCGGCGGTGGTAACGGCGTGCACGGCCGGGTTGGCCGGGTTCTCGAACTGTTGGGGCATGAAGTAGCGGTCGTCGGATTTGACCAGCTCTTCGGCCTTGGCGATGGCGCCTGGCATGCCTTCGGAGCCGGGAGTCAGGATCAGCTCCGCCCCGTAGGCCCGCAGCAGCATCCGCCGTTCGATGCTCATGGTGTCCGGCATGGTCAGCACCAACTTGTAGCCGCGCGCGGCGGCCACCATCGCCAGCGCGATACCGGTGTTGCCGCTGGTCGGCTCGACGATGATGGTGTCCGGATTGATCAGGCCCGCCTTCTCGGCCGCATCGATCATCGCGACCCCGATGCGGTCCTTCACGCTGCCCGCCGGGTTGAACGACTCCAGCTTGGCGACGACATCGGCCACCGCGCCGTCGGTGACCCGGCGCAGCCGGACCAGCGGGGTGTTCCCGATGAGCTGCGTGATGTTCTCGGCGATGGTCATCCACATTCTCCAACGATGTCGGTGCGGGCCCGGTTGGTCTGCCAGGTGATGTCGAACTCAATTGTCGCGTGCACGGGGGTGGTCAGCGCAACCGGTGTGAGCCCGGCAACCGACCCCCGCGCCGGGTCCGCCAGCGCCACTCCCGTCAACACCCGACCAGTCAGCTGGTGCGACGCGGATCCGGTCAGCCTTATTCCCTTGGTGCCCAGGCTGCCCGGCGTGAAACGCACATAGAAATCGGTGCCCGGCCGGACCGTCCCGTCGAGGAGCGCGCCGAAAGCGTCGACGATGTGGTGGTCGCCGCCGGCACTCAGCGTCATCGGGACGCTCACCTGGAACGGGCCCACCAGCCCGGAGTCGGCCACGGCCGCGCTGTCGATCAGCGGTTGCGGGGCCGTCCGCAGCGCGGTGTACGCCCCGGAGAGCAGATAGTTGTAGAGGTGCACGACGCGGTCGGCGTTGCGGTAGTGCCCGGAGCCGGTGAGCCAGAAGTCGACGTGGTCGATCGCGGGCCCGGTGTGGGGCGAGCCGTCCGGTGCGGCGGTGAGTAGCCGGTAGAAGCGGTAGCCGCGGGCGCCGCGTCCGTGGCTGTTGGACGACAGCGTGCTGCCCACGCCCAGCGTGCGCCGGTGCTGGCCCTTGCCCGGATTGGTGACCAGCCGGGAACCGGACACGTCGTGCCAGTCGATGCCGTCGGTGGATTTCTGCAGCCGCACCGCGACGGGGGACTCCGACGCGGTCCACAGCGCGTATCCGCCGAGTTGTGGCTTTCCGTGGAACTCGAAGGTGAGCACCGATCCGGGGCCGCGGTGCACGGCGACGGGCGCATTCAGCGGCCGCGTGTCCAGTGCCATGCCGTTGGTGAAGTGCCAGATGGCGGCCTGGGTCGCCGCGATGGCTTCGTGTTCGCTGATGTTTGCCCGGCCGAGCGGGTAGCCGGCCCGGCGCAGCTGGTCGCTCACCTGCGCGATGGAGCGCATCGGATACGAGTGCCGCAGGATCCACTCCACTTCGGCTTCGCACCCTCGGGTGTGCAGATGCGGCAGCGCCGACCAGGATCCCAGCCGGTAGGGGGACGGGTGGTGCGGGGCGATCCCGGCGAAGTCCAGCGAGTAAGCCTGCAGGTTGGGATTGAGCCTGATCAGGTCTGTGCGCGCGGAGGTGCCGTCGGTGAACACGACCTTGTCCACGGTGTGGGAATAGGTGCCGCCCCGGTACCGGGTCATGCGTGTCGGTTCGACGGCCGGGCGGACGCGGACTCTGCTGCGGGTCGCCACGCGTGGCAGTGCGGTGGGTATGGACAGAACTGTCATGGGACGGTTGCTCTTCCTGAAATGGTGGCGCGCATCACTACACCGGGATCGGTGGGAGCGCGGCGATTGCTGAACGGTCAGATGGCGTCAGGAATCAACAGGAACAACAACAACAGGCCACGGCAAAGCAGCGCGTGCGGACAAGACGCAGCTGGACCGGCTGTGGCATGGGACCACTATAGGGCATCGGAGGAATGGGCCGGTGCTGGGAAGAATCTGGGAGAGGTCTGCCAGTTCGACTCAGCTGCGGTTAAACGCTTTATCCCGGCGCGACCGTCTGGCTACCCTCGGCGGGCAGTCGCGCATTCGGTAGGGCATGATTGCTCTGCCAGTAACCCAGGCCGGTGCTTCAGCGTAGTCGGAATACGCACGGAAAGGACGACGATGGCCACTTCATCTCAGGGGGCGCAGAACGAATCCCAGGCGCTCGGCGACCTTGCCGCCAGGCAGCTCGCCAACGCCACCAAGACCGTCCCGCAGCTGTCGACGATCACGCCGCGCTGGCTGCTGCACCTGCTGAGTTGGGTGCCCGTGGAAGCCGGCATCTACCGGGTCAACCGGGTGGTGAACCCGGACCAGGTCGCCATCAAAGCCGAGGCCGGCGCCAGTGTCGACGAGCCGCTGCCGGAGACCTACGTGGACTACGAGACCAGTCCGCGCGAGTACACGCTGCGCACCATCTCGACCCTGCTCGACATCCACACCAGGGTCTCCGACCTGTATTCCAGCCCGCACGACCAGATCGCACAGCAACTGCGGCTGACCATCGAGACCATCAAGGAACGCCAGGAGTTCGAGCTGGTCAACAGCCCCGAGTACGGGCTGCTGGCCCAGGCCACCCCGGAGCAGACCATCCAGACGCTGGTCGGCGCGCCCACTCCCGACGACCTGGACGCCCTGATCACCAAGGTGTGGAAGACGCCCAGCTTCTTCCTGACCCACCCGCTCGGCATTGCCGCGTTCGGCCGCGAAGCCACCTACCGCGGTGTGCCGCCGCCAGTCGTGAGCCTGTTCGGCGCGCAGTTCATCACCTGGCGGGGCATCCCGTTGATCCCGTCGGACAAGGTTCCGGTCGAGGACGGTAAGACGAAGTTCATCCTGGTCCGCACCGGCGAGGAGCGCCAAGGCGTGGTGGGTCTGTTCCAGCCGGGGCTGGTCGGGGAGCAGGCGCCCGGCCTGTCGGTGCGCTTCACCGGCATCAACAAGTCGGCGATCGCCACCTACCTGGTCACCTTGTACACCTCGCTGGCTGTCCTCACCGACGACGCGCTTGCCGTGCTCGACAACGTCGCCGTGGACCAGTTCCATGAGTACAAGTGAGTACCGGTCGGTAGACGCCGAAAGCGACTTACCGGTCAGCGCCGGCGAACTCGCCGCCCTGGCCAGCCAGATCTACGCGGCCAGCATCCGACCGGGGCCGGACAGCCCCCCGCAGACCACGCCCGTCGCGCCGCGCGGAAACGTGCCGGACACGACGGCCGCGACGTCGGCCGGACGGACGGCGGCGGGTACCTCCGATCCGTTCCCGGCCCCGGTGCCCCTGGTCGGTTTGTCGGACGTCTACGTGCCGGCCCCGAGCTCGCCCGGGCCGGAGGCTGCCCCGCCGCAGACGGTGCCGGTGGCGCCGCGCGGCAATGTGCCGGACTCGACGGCAGCGCCGTCGAGCGGTGAGACTGCGGCCGCGGTGGCCGATCCGTTCCTGCCGCCCGGAGTGGTCGACCTGACGGCATTCGCCGTACCGATGTCGGGCATCGTCCCGACCGTGCCCGGTGTGCTGGCCGGTGCGGCACCTGCGGCTCCGGTGGCGCCGCGCGGTTCGGTACCCGGCTCGGCGCCGGGTTGGCTGCCCGAGGCCCCGTCGGTCACCGATCTGGGCTGGTCCGGCGCGCCTGTGGCCGCACCGGGCCGGGGCGGGCCCGGCGATGAAGCCAGCTACAACTTCCTGACCCGGCCCGAGCCGGTCCCGCAGTTGCCGGACGAGCACGAGGTCTTCGACGTCGCCACGGTGCGGGCCGATTTCCCGATTCTGCGCGAGACCGTCAACGGCAAGCCGCTGATCTGGTTCGACAACGCCGCCACCACGCAGAAGCCGCAGGTGGTGATCGACCGGCTGGCGTACTTCTACGCCCACGAGAACTCCAACATCCACCGTGCGGCGCACGAACTGGCCGCCCGGGCCACCGACGCCTACGAAGAGGCCCGCGACACGGTGCGCCGGTTCATCGGCGCACCCAAGTCCGAACAGAACATCTTCGTGCGCGGCACCACCGAAGCCATCAACCTGGTGGCCTACGCGTGGGGCGGTAAGCATCTCAAACCCGGCGACGAGATCGTCATCACCCACCTCGAACACCACGCGAACATCGTTCCCTGGCAACTGATTTCGCAGAAGACCGGCGCCGTGCTGAAAGTGGCGCCGGTGGACGAGGCGGGCAATCTGCTGCTGTCGGAATTCGAGGATCTGCTCGGGCCGAAGACCAAACTGGTTGCGGCCACCCAGGTTTCGAATGCGTTGGGCACGGTGACTCCGGTCGAGAAGATCGTGCAGCTCGGACACCGCTACGGCGCGCGGGTGCTGATCGACGGTGCGCAGTCGATTCCGCACCTGCCGATCGACGTCGCCGAGCTGGGTGTGGACTTCTTCGTGTTCTCCGGGCACAAGATTTACGGCCCCACCGGGATCGGCGTGCTCTACGGCAGCGAGGAGGCGCTCGCCGAGACGCCGCCGTGGCAGGGCGGCGGCAACATGATCGCCGATGTCACCTTGGAGCGGTCGCTGTATCAGGGCCTGCCCAACAAGTTCGAGGCCGGCACCGGAAACATCGCCGACGCGGTCGGGCTCGGCGAAGCGCTGCGCTACGTGGAGAAGGTGGGCATCGAGCGGATCGCCGCCTACGAGCACGAACTGCTCGAATACGCCACGCCACGGCTGGCCGACATTCCGGGTGTGCGGCTGGTGGGCACCGCGACCGAGAAGGCCAGCGTGTTGTCGTTCGTGCTGGCCGGTCATGAGCCGCTCGAGGTCGGCAAGGCGCTCAACGCCGAGGGAATCGCGGTCCGGGCGGGCCATCACTGCGCGCAGCCGATTCTGCGCCGGTACGGACTGGAGGCTACGGTTCGCCCGTCGTTCGCGTTCTACAACACCTTCGAGGAGATCGACGTCTTCCTTCGGGCAGTGCGCCGCATCGCCGAGGGCGGCGCCACCGTAGGCTGAGCGACGGGCGCTTTCCACACTTGTCTTCCGCCTGATTGCAAACCTCGGTTGTGCTCGGCAGTGCTCGTAAGCTGGCGTCGTGTTTCTATCTGCAACCAGGCGACGCGGCCTGAATTCTGTTGCGGATATTACTAAACCCTTGTCGCGCAAGGTAATACGGCCAGCCGCGAATCCCGTTGCCGCGTAAGCGTAACGAGGATCTGAGATGAGCGGTGCGTATTCTTCGACAACCCCGGGGGTTGAAGCGGTCCGATGACTATTGCTACGACCATGGCCAAGCCCATGAACGCGCTGGGCGGGTTCTTCCAATTCTGCGCGGACACATTCGTGGTGCTGGTGCGACGGCCGTGGGCCTGGCGCGAGATCTTGGAGCAGATCTGGTTCGTAGCCCGCGTTTCGATCTTCCCGACCATCATGTTGTCGATCCCGTACACGGTGCTGATCGTGTTCGTGTTGAACATTCTGCTCGTCGAGATTGGTGCCGGCGACCTGTCCGGTGCCGGCGCAGGACTCGCGTCGGTGACGCAGGTGGGACCGGTTGTCACCGCGATGGTCGTCTCGGGTGCCGGTTCGACGGCCATGTGCGCCGATTTGGGTGCGCGCACCATCCGTGAGGAAATCGACGCGATGAAAGTGATCGGCGTCAATCCCATTCAGGCACTGGTGGTTCCGCGTCTCATTGCGGCCACCTTCGTTGCGGTGCTGTTGTATTCGGTGGTTGCCGTCACCGGCCTGGTCGGCAGCTACGTCTTCGTCGTCTACGTCCAGCACGTCACGCCGGGCGCCTTCGTCGCGGGGATGACCCTGCTCACCGGGCTGCCCCAGGTGGTGATCTCACTGATCAAGGCAACTCTGTTCGGCATCTCCGCGGGCCTGATCGCCTGCTACAAAGGACTTTCGGTGGGCGGCGGCCCGGCCGGCGTCGGCAGCGCGGTCAACGAGACAGTGGTGTTCTCGTTCATGGCGTTGTTCTTCATCAACATCCTGACCACCGCGCTCGGCGTGAAGGTCACCGCCAAATGAGTCTGGCCGTGCTGTGAGCGACGCGACGCTGAGCGGCCCGTCACGATTCGCCGCCACCGGACCCAGGCTGGTGTCGGCCACGCGCAAGATTGGCGAACAGACCGCGTTCTACGGTCGCTCGCTGCTCAACATCGGCGAGGCGGTGCGCCGCTATCCCGGCGAGCTGCTGCGGTTGATCGCCGAAATGGGTATGGGCACAGGCGCTCTCGCGGTGATCGGGGGCACCGTCGGCATCATCGGCTTCCTCACGCTGACCACCGGCGCCCTGGTGGCGGTGCAGGGTTACGACACGCTGTCCAACGTCGGCGTCGAAGCCCTCACCGGCTTCCTGTCCGCGTTCCTGAACGTCCGCATGATCGCGCCCTGCACGGCCGGGTTGGCGCTGGCGGCCACCATCGGTGCCGGCGCGACCGCCCAACTGGGTGCCATGCGCATCAACGAGGAGATCGACGCGCTGGAAGTGATGGGCATCCGCGCGGTGACCTATCTGGCCTCCACCCGCATCATTGCCGGTGTCCTGGTGGTGATCCCGCTCTACGCCGTGGCGGTGCTGATGTCGTTCATCGCGGCCAAGTTCCTCACCATCTTCGTCTACGGCCAGTCCCGCGGCGTCTACGAGCACTACTTCGGCACCTTCCTGCATCCCACCGACCTACTGTGGTCGTTCGGGTCGGCACTGGCGATGGCCACCGGAGTGATGGTGGTCCACACCTACTACGGGTTCACCGCGACCGGTGGCCCGGCGGGTGTCGGCGAGGCGGTCGGCCGCTCGGTGCGATCCTCGATGATCGTCACCGCCTTTGTCTGCCTGTTGATTTCGCTGTCCGTGTACGGCCAGCACGGCAACTTCAACCTGTCGGGCTGACCCATGGGCAACCACCGCGACAGCAGCGACAGGGGAGCATTCCGGACGAACAGGGTCCGGGCGAACAGGGTCGATCCGATCTGGTATGCGCCGACCTTGTTCATCGCGGTCGCGCTGCTGATCGCCCTGACCGCGGGCGCCTTCACCGGTAAATTCGACGCCTTCGTGCCGCTGACCCTGGTGTCCGAGCGGGCCGGGCTGGTGATGGAGTCGGGCGCCAAGGTCAAGTTGCGCGGCGTGCAGGTCGGCCAGGTGGCCTCGATCGGCACCGACAGCAAAGCCGCTCGGCTGCAACTGAAGATGCAGCCGGACGCATTCAAGTTCCTGCCGAGCAACGTCGAGGCCGAAATCAAGTCGACCACCGCGTTCGGGTCCAAATACGTCGAGCTGACCGTGCCCGAACATCCCAGCCCCGCGAAACTGAAACCCGGCGCCGTGCTGCACTCCCGCAATGTGACGGTGGAAGTCAACACGGTCTTCGAGAACCTGCAGTCGGTGCTCCAGGCCATCGACCCGGCGAAGCTGAACGCCATCCTGTCCGCGTTCGCGCAGTCGGTTCGCGGCAAGGGCGATCGGATCGGGCAGGCCATCACCGACTCGAATCATGTTTTGCAGGCCGTCAATCCGCGTCTGGACACCATGCACCGGGACTGGAAGTTGTTCGGCAGGACGACCGCCGCGTACTCGACCGCGGCGCAGGATATTCTGTCGATACTCGACTCGGCGGCGACCACCAGCGCCACCCTCACCGACAATCAGCGGTCACTGGACGCAATGCTGTTGTCCGCCATAGGTTTCAGCCAGACCGGGATCAGCGTCATCGGCCGCAGCGAAGCGAACATCGTCCGGGCGATCAACCTGCTCGACCCGACAATGGCGCTGCTGCAGATGTATTCGCCCACCTACACGTGTCTGTTCCAGGGCGCCCAGTGGTATGTCGAGCACGGCGGCCGGGAAACCCTCGGGGGTAACGGATATTCATTCATCATGGACGCCGGGATGCTCTTCGGTGACGATCCGTACCGATACCCGAAGAACCTGCCGAAGGTCAACGCGACCGGTGGCCCCGGCGGCCGGCCCAGTTGTGGGTCGCTGCCCGACCCGAGCGCGAATTACCCGGTGCGGGCGCTGGTCACCGATACCGGGTGGGGTGCTGCGCCGAACGAGATCCGCACCAACCTGGCCGTCGGAAATCCCTGGTGGTCGAACTACTTTCCGACCACCAAGAACCCCCCGGAGCCGCCGCGTTACTTCTACCGCGGAGGACAGCCGCCACCATGAGTCAAGCTGGAAGGCCGGGCACCGCGAAGATCGCGGCCCGGGTCGCGCTGTTCACGGTGGTGTGCCTGCTGTTCACCTTCGCGTTGATCACGGTGTTCGGCCAGTTGCGGTTCGACGACCGCACCAACTATCGGGCGTTGTTCAGCAACGTATCCGGGCTCAAGTCCGGCAACTTCGTGCGTATCGCCGGGGCCGAGGTCGGCAAGGTCGGCGACATCACCCTGCACCGCGACGGCACCGTGACGGTCGACTTCGCGGTCGACCGTGGTTTGCGACTGACCGAGGGCACCAAAGCCGCAGTGCGCTACGAAAACCTGATCGGCGACCGGTTTCTCGCCCTGGAGGAGGGCGCCGGATCAACCCGCCGGCTGGCTGCCGGCGCGACGATACCGCTGGCGCAGACGTCGCCGGCGCTGGATATCGACGCCCTGATCGGCGGCTTCCGCCCGTTGTTCCGCGCCCTGGACCCCGACCAGGTCAATGCGCTGTCCGGCCAACTGCTGCGCATCTTCCAGGGGCAGGGCGGCACGCTGGCCTCGGTGCTGGCCCAGACCTCGACGCTGACCTCGACCCTGGCCGGCCGCAGTGAGCTGATCGGGCTGCTGATCACCAACTTGAACACCGTGCTGCACACTTTCGCCGCGCGCGATCATGAATTCTCCGACGGCCTGGACAAACTCGCGGAATTCGTCGACGGCCTCGCCCAGCGCAAGACCGACATCTCCACCGGACTCGCCTACGTCAACGCGGCCGCCGGCTCGATCTCCGACCTGCTGGTCCAGGCGCGCCAACCGATTCGCGACGTGGTGCACGAGACGGACCGCATGTCGGCTCAGGTGCTTGCCGACCGGGAGTACGTCGACAGCCTGCTGCACAGCCTTCCCGACGTGTATCAGGTGTTGTCCCGGCAGGGACTCAACGGCGACTATTTCGGCTTCTATTTCTGCGAGGTGCTGCTCAAGATGAACGGCAAGGGCGGCAACCCGGTCTACATCAAGTTGGTCGGTCAGCCCACCGGGCGGTGCACGCCGCAATGAGTTTCTTCAACAACCGATTCGGGGGCAAGCCCGGCAGGAAGCGCAGCCCGTTTCAGCTCGGGGTGATGGGCACTGTACTGGTGGCCTGCCTGGTGATCGTCGCGTTCCAGTACAACAAGCTGCCGTTCGTCAACGACTACGACAACTATGCGGCCTACTTCGCTGAGGCCGGCGGCATCAAGCCGGGCAATCAGGTCCGGGTGTCCGGCGTGGGTGTCGGCAGGGTCTCCGATATCCGCCTGGAAGGCACCAAGGTCCGCGTCGGGTTCACGGTCCGCAAGAAGGTCGAACTCGGGGACCGGACCGAAGCGGCGATCAAAACCGAAACGATCCTCGGCTCCAAGATGCTGGAGCTGACACCGCGGGGCGGGGGCCGGCTGGCGGGCGTCATTCCGCTGGAACGCACCACGTCGCCCTACGACCTACCCGATGCCCTGGGCGACCTGACAACCCAGATCAGCGGGCTGGACACCGCCCAATTATCCACGGCGCTAACAACATTGGCGGACACCTTCAAAGAGACACCGCCGAATCTGCGGCCGGCCCTGGAGGGGGTGGCACGGTTCTCGGACACCCTGAACAACCGTGACGCCCAGCTGCGCAACTTGCTGAGCAATGCCAATAACGTCGCCGGCGTGCTGGGTCGGCGCAGCCAGCAGATCGCCACCCTGGTGTCCAATTCCAACGCGCTGCTGGTGGCGCTGCTGCAGGAACGGGATTCGATCGACGCCCTGATGACCAGTCTGACCGCCGTCTCGCACCAGATCTCCGGACTCGTCGACGACAACCGCACCCAACTCAAGCCGGCGCTGGACAAACTCAACGGCGTACTGGAGATCCTCGACAATCGCAAGGAAGACCTGCAGCGCACCCTGCCCAAATTCAAGCGGTACGCAATGTCTTTCGGCGAGGTCCTGGGATCCGGCCCCTTCTTCAAGGCGTATGTCGCGAACCTGGTCCCCGGCCAGCTGAGCGGGCCGATCCTCGACTCCCGCATGTATGACCGGTATCTCGATCCCAACCAGCACCTGCCGTCGGAGTCGGTGGACCCGCCCACCGGGTCTGCGCCCGTACCACCCGAAGCCGCGCCGCAGCCTCTGTGGTCCCAGCCCCCCTCGCCCGGGCCGGCGCCGGGACCCCTGCTGAGCCCGAGCCCGCGCCCGCCGCAGCGGGGGCGCCGTGAACGTCAATCGCCGGGTGCTCCGGCAGGTGACCGCCGTCAGCCTGGTCCTCACCTTGACCGTCGCCTCGTTCCTGGTCGGCCGGCAACTGTGGAAAGAGGTCGACAAGAACACCTATTCGGCGTACTTCGCCAACGCCAACGGCCTTTTCGTCGGGGACGAGATCCGCATTCTCGGCGTCGCGGTGGGCGTGGTGGACAAGATCGAGCCGCAGCCGAACAGCTCCAAGGTGACTTTCTCCGTCGAGAAGCAATATTCGGTCCCGGCCGACGCCCGCGCCGCGATCTTGTCGCCGTCGCTGGTGACTTCGCGGGCGATTCAACTCGTGCCGGCCTATTCCGGCGGTCCGAAACTGGCTGCCGGAGCGTCGATCCCGCTGAACCGCACCGCGGTGCCGGTGGAATGGGACGATTTCCGCCGCCAGCTGGAGAAGCTGACCGAGTCGTTGCAGCCGGCGGCGCCGGGCGGGGTGAACTCGCTGGGCACCTTCGTCAACTCCGCGGCGGACAACCTGCGCGGCGAGGGCGACACCGCGCGCGACACCATAATCAAGCTGTCCGAGGCGATTTCGGCGCTCGGTGACCACGCCGACGACATCTTCAGCACGGTGCGCAATCTGCAGTTGCTGGTGTCGGCGCTGTACTCCAGCAGTGATCTGTTGGCGTCGTTCAACCAGAATCTGGCCGGCGTGACGACAGTGCTGACCAACACGCCCAACGAAATCGCCAATGCGGTAAGAGGTTTGGACGGGGCGCTGGTCGATCTGCGCGGGTTTCTCACCGAGAACCGCGAATCGATCGGTATGACGTTCGACCGGCTGGGTTCCATCACCACCGCGCTCAACGACAGCCGCGCCGACATCAAACAGATACTGCATGTGGCCCCGACGGTGTTCCAGAACTTCGTGAACATCTACCAACCCGCGCAGGGCGCAATGACCGGAATCATCGCATTGAACAACTTCGCCGACATCCCCCAGTGGATCTGCAGCTCGATCGAGGCAGCCTCCCGGCGCGGCCTGGACCGGGTGTCGAAGCTGTGCCTGCAGTACGTCGAGCCGATCATCAAGAACCGCATCTACAACTACATTCCGGCCGGGCTCAACCCGTTCGTGGGGCCGCAGGCCCGTCCCAACGAGATCACCTACAGCGAGGACCGGCTGCGGCCCGATGCGCCCCCACCGCCCGAGGCGGTCCCGTCTCCGGACGCGGCGCCGGCCGTGCCACCGGGTCCCGCCCCGCCGCCTCGGCCGGGGCCGACCCTGCCCGACCCGGCGCTGGGCCTGGCCGGCCTGATGGTTCCGCAGGGGCCCGGATGATCAGGCGGACCGCGCTCGTCGGGCTCGCTGCCGCCTGCTTTGTGTCGCTGACCGGCTGTGACTGGCATGGGCTGAACTCGCTGAAGCTGCCTGGCACCGCCGGTGGGGGACCGGGCTCGTACACGATCCAGGCGCAGCTGCCCGACGTGGTGAACATCCAGGAGAACACCCGGGTCCGCGTGGACGACGTCACCGTCGGCAACGTCACCAAGGTCGAGGTCCAGGAATGGCACGCGCTGGTCACCATGCGCATCGATGGGGACGTCCGCCTGCCGGCCAATGCCACCGCCAAGCTCGGGCAGACCAGCCTGCTCGGTTCGATGCACATCGAACTGGCGCCGCCCAAGGACGCCCCGCCGGTCGGCCACTGGTCAACGGATCGGTCATCCCGCTGTCGCATGCCGGCATGTATCCCACCACCGAGCAGACCCTGGCCTCGGTGTCGGTGCTGCTCAACGGTGGGGGACTGGGTCAGCTTGCAGGAAATCACCCAGGCGGTGGCCAAGGCGTTCGCCGGCCGCGAGAACGACATGCGAAGCCTGCTGCACCAACTCGACGAGTTCATTGCCGGCACGAATGCGCAAACCGACGACATCATCGCCGCCGCAGAGAATCTCAACGCGCTGACGGGCCAGTTCGCCGCCAAGGACCAGGTCGTCGACCGGGCTGTGACCACCGTGCCGAAAGCGCTTGCGGTCCTGGCCCAGGAGCGCGCCGCCATCGCCGACGCGATCGACCAACTCGGCAAGTTCAGTGCCATCGCGGCCGACACCGTCCGCCAGAGCAAGCAGTCGCTGGTCGAGAACCTGCGCAACATCGCCCCGGTGCTGCGCAGGCTGGCCGACGCCGGCCCGTCGCTCACCAAGGGTTTGGACGGGCTGGCGACCTACCCGTGGCCGACCTCCACGGTCCGCAACTGGTTCCGTGGTGACTACGCCAATCTCACGATGATCGTCGACTTGACGTTGAGCCGCATCGACACCGGCATCTTCACCGGCTCCCGCTGGGAAGGCAACCTCACCCAGCTCGAACTGCAGTGGGGCCGCACCATCGGCATGCAGCCCAGCCCGGCCACCGCGGGCAACCCGCTGACCTTCCCGTACCACGACGGGGGGTACTGAATGCTGCGCCTGAACCGCAAAACCTGGATTCAATTGGCCGTGCTGTTCGTGGTGACCATAGTTTCCTGTGGCGCAATGGCATTCAACTACATGAAGCTGCCCGAGACGTTGTTCGGGATCGGGGAGTACACCGTCAGCGTCGACTTGCCGCAGTCCGGCGGGTTGTACGAGAACTCGGTCGTCACCTACCGCGGCACCGATGTGGGCCAGGTCAAGTCGGTGAACGTCACCGCCACCGGCGTACGCGCCGTGCTGGCTTTGCGGTCCGGGGTCAAGGTGCCCGCCGACGTTCAGGCATCCGTGCACAGCCGCTCGGCGATCGGGGAGCAGTACATCGAGTTGACCCCGCTGTCGGGTCAGCAGCCGGAATCCGGGACGCAGTCAGGCCACGCCCGGTCGCTGGGCAACGGGGACGTCATCTCCGCGGGTCACGTCGACGTACCTGTCGACATCGGCCGACTGCTGGACATGACCAACCGTGCGCTGCAAGCGATTCCGCGGGAGAACCTGCGCACGGTGATCAACGAGTCCGATCGCGCGGTCGCTGGACTGGGCCCGGAACTGTCCCGGATTGTGGACGGGTCAACGGCATTGGCGATCGCGGCGGGACAGAACGTCGGCCCGCTGACCACGCTGATCGACCAGGCGCCGCCG
The nucleotide sequence above comes from Mycobacterium kiyosense. Encoded proteins:
- a CDS encoding ABC transporter permease, which translates into the protein MSDATLSGPSRFAATGPRLVSATRKIGEQTAFYGRSLLNIGEAVRRYPGELLRLIAEMGMGTGALAVIGGTVGIIGFLTLTTGALVAVQGYDTLSNVGVEALTGFLSAFLNVRMIAPCTAGLALAATIGAGATAQLGAMRINEEIDALEVMGIRAVTYLASTRIIAGVLVVIPLYAVAVLMSFIAAKFLTIFVYGQSRGVYEHYFGTFLHPTDLLWSFGSALAMATGVMVVHTYYGFTATGGPAGVGEAVGRSVRSSMIVTAFVCLLISLSVYGQHGNFNLSG
- a CDS encoding virulence factor — encoded protein: MGNHRDSSDRGAFRTNRVRANRVDPIWYAPTLFIAVALLIALTAGAFTGKFDAFVPLTLVSERAGLVMESGAKVKLRGVQVGQVASIGTDSKAARLQLKMQPDAFKFLPSNVEAEIKSTTAFGSKYVELTVPEHPSPAKLKPGAVLHSRNVTVEVNTVFENLQSVLQAIDPAKLNAILSAFAQSVRGKGDRIGQAITDSNHVLQAVNPRLDTMHRDWKLFGRTTAAYSTAAQDILSILDSAATTSATLTDNQRSLDAMLLSAIGFSQTGISVIGRSEANIVRAINLLDPTMALLQMYSPTYTCLFQGAQWYVEHGGRETLGGNGYSFIMDAGMLFGDDPYRYPKNLPKVNATGGPGGRPSCGSLPDPSANYPVRALVTDTGWGAAPNEIRTNLAVGNPWWSNYFPTTKNPPEPPRYFYRGGQPPP
- the mce3B_2 gene encoding Mce family protein Mce3B, which codes for MSQAGRPGTAKIAARVALFTVVCLLFTFALITVFGQLRFDDRTNYRALFSNVSGLKSGNFVRIAGAEVGKVGDITLHRDGTVTVDFAVDRGLRLTEGTKAAVRYENLIGDRFLALEEGAGSTRRLAAGATIPLAQTSPALDIDALIGGFRPLFRALDPDQVNALSGQLLRIFQGQGGTLASVLAQTSTLTSTLAGRSELIGLLITNLNTVLHTFAARDHEFSDGLDKLAEFVDGLAQRKTDISTGLAYVNAAAGSISDLLVQARQPIRDVVHETDRMSAQVLADREYVDSLLHSLPDVYQVLSRQGLNGDYFGFYFCEVLLKMNGKGGNPVYIKLVGQPTGRCTPQ
- a CDS encoding mammalian cell entry protein translates to MNVNRRVLRQVTAVSLVLTLTVASFLVGRQLWKEVDKNTYSAYFANANGLFVGDEIRILGVAVGVVDKIEPQPNSSKVTFSVEKQYSVPADARAAILSPSLVTSRAIQLVPAYSGGPKLAAGASIPLNRTAVPVEWDDFRRQLEKLTESLQPAAPGGVNSLGTFVNSAADNLRGEGDTARDTIIKLSEAISALGDHADDIFSTVRNLQLLVSALYSSSDLLASFNQNLAGVTTVLTNTPNEIANAVRGLDGALVDLRGFLTENRESIGMTFDRLGSITTALNDSRADIKQILHVAPTVFQNFVNIYQPAQGAMTGIIALNNFADIPQWICSSIEAASRRGLDRVSKLCLQYVEPIIKNRIYNYIPAGLNPFVGPQARPNEITYSEDRLRPDAPPPPEAVPSPDAAPAVPPGPAPPPRPGPTLPDPALGLAGLMVPQGPG
- a CDS encoding mammalian cell entry protein, with the translated sequence MSLTGCDWHGLNSLKLPGTAGGGPGSYTIQAQLPDVVNIQENTRVRVDDVTVGNVTKVEVQEWHALVTMRIDGDVRLPANATAKLGQTSLLGSMHIELAPPKDAPPVGHWSTDRSSRCRMPACIPPPSRPWPRCRCCSTVGDWVSLQEITQAVAKAFAGRENDMRSLLHQLDEFIAGTNAQTDDIIAAAENLNALTGQFAAKDQVVDRAVTTVPKALAVLAQERAAIADAIDQLGKFSAIAADTVRQSKQSLVENLRNIAPVLRRLADAGPSLTKGLDGLATYPWPTSTVRNWFRGDYANLTMIVDLTLSRIDTGIFTGSRWEGNLTQLELQWGRTIGMQPSPATAGNPLTFPYHDGGY